One Desulfomonile tiedjei genomic window carries:
- the acpS gene encoding holo-ACP synthase, which translates to MIFGVGIDLVDVSRMERVLQGRSAKRFIDRVFTEEEIVTCTTAPHPAQAYSARFAAKEAVVKALGTGFSRGITPGQIAVVGGERTRPTIRLAGSALRQAQTMRVSAIHLSLTHTPQSAAAMVVLEN; encoded by the coding sequence TTGATTTTTGGGGTAGGAATAGACTTGGTTGATGTCTCGCGCATGGAACGGGTCCTCCAGGGCCGATCCGCGAAAAGGTTCATTGACAGGGTCTTTACCGAAGAAGAAATTGTCACCTGCACGACCGCTCCCCATCCTGCGCAGGCCTATTCGGCCCGTTTCGCAGCAAAGGAAGCCGTCGTGAAAGCTCTAGGCACCGGCTTTTCTCGAGGCATTACCCCCGGACAAATTGCGGTCGTCGGCGGAGAGCGCACTCGCCCCACCATCAGGCTCGCGGGCTCTGCACTGAGGCAAGCCCAGACGATGCGGGTGTCCGCAATCCATTTGTCGCTAACTCATACTCCACAATCAGCCGCGGCAATGGTTGTCCTGGAAAACTGA
- the folP gene encoding dihydropteroate synthase, translated as MTFAELVSQPRTLVMGVINTTPDSFSDGGKHLDAEIAIAAALEMLEAGADIVDVGGESTRPGSAPVNEEEELRRAIPVIRGICRQRADAWVSIDTRRRNVAKAAVQHGARIINDVTGFRDDPSLVDLAREVRAGLVVMHMLGKPKTMQQDIHYDSFPGDIFDFFQERIRTLEDSGIPPENIVLDPGIGFGKTFDHNLVLINRLDIFRPLGKPILVGPSRKSFIGKILDEPNPEARVVGTLAAITAAVLRGASIVRVHDVPPAVQACKVADAVVRERVAS; from the coding sequence ATGACTTTCGCTGAACTAGTCTCGCAACCCCGAACCCTTGTTATGGGGGTAATCAACACCACGCCCGATTCTTTTTCCGATGGCGGAAAGCATCTTGATGCGGAAATTGCAATAGCTGCGGCTCTGGAGATGTTGGAGGCCGGAGCGGATATCGTGGATGTGGGAGGGGAATCTACTCGACCGGGATCTGCTCCGGTTAACGAGGAAGAGGAACTCCGCAGGGCCATACCGGTGATTCGTGGAATCTGCCGACAGAGGGCCGACGCGTGGGTTTCCATTGATACGAGGCGCAGGAACGTCGCGAAAGCCGCTGTGCAACACGGTGCTCGAATTATCAATGACGTTACGGGATTCCGCGACGATCCGTCCCTTGTGGATCTGGCCCGGGAGGTCCGGGCCGGTCTCGTCGTAATGCACATGCTGGGAAAGCCGAAAACCATGCAGCAGGACATACACTATGATTCATTTCCCGGCGACATTTTCGATTTCTTCCAAGAGCGCATCAGGACCTTGGAAGACAGCGGAATTCCTCCCGAGAATATCGTCTTGGACCCGGGCATAGGATTCGGCAAGACATTCGACCACAATCTCGTCCTAATAAATAGATTGGATATATTTCGGCCTTTGGGAAAACCGATTCTCGTGGGGCCGTCCCGCAAGTCATTTATCGGCAAAATCCTGGACGAGCCGAATCCTGAGGCCCGCGTTGTCGGGACGCTTGCTGCGATCACTGCGGCGGTGCTCCGAGGGGCTTCCATAGTTCGCGTACATGACGTTCCTCCGGCAGTGCAGGCATGCAAGGTTGCGGATGCCGTAGTCAGAGAGAGGGTTGCTAGTTGA